Part of the Mycolicibacterium thermoresistibile genome, GCGCGACGTTCGGGCTTCTTGTCGGTCACAGCTAGTTGGTCACACGTCCCAGGTAACTGCCGTCGCGGGTGTCCACCTTGACCTTGTCACCGGTGTTGATGAACAACGGCACCTGAATCTCCGCACCGGTCTCCACGGTGGCCGGCTTGGTTCCGGCGCTGGACCGGTCGCCCTGCAGGCCCGGCTCGGTGTGGGTGACCTCCAGCTCCACCGACACCGGCAGCTCCAGATACAGCGGGGAGCCGTCGTGGAAGGCGATCTGCACAGGCAGGCTCTCCAGCAGGAACTTGGCCGCGTCGCCGACCATCGACTCGGGCAGCGGGTGCTGCTCGTAGTTCTCGGAGTCCATGAACACGAAGTCCGAGCCGTCCCGGTACAGATAGGTGGCGTCGCGCCGGTCGACCGTGGCGGTCTCGACCTTCACCCCGGCGTTGAAGGTCTTGTCGACGGTCTTGCCCGACACCACGTTCTTGAGTTTGGTCCGCACGAACGCCGGCCCCTTACCCGGCTTGACGTGCAGGAACTCGACGATCTGCCACAGCTGGCCGTCGATCACCAGCACCAGCCCGTTCTTGAAGTCGGCGGTCGTTGCCACAGTCGGTTCGTCTCCTAAATCTCAGTCGAGAACAGCCAGATCCTTGGGGAACCTGGTGAGCAAGTCGGGGGTCGTCTCACCTACGACCAGCGTGTCCTCGATGCGGACACCGCCACGGTCGGGCAGATAGACACCTGGCTCCACGGTAACCACAGAGCCAGCAAGCAGTGTACCGACGGCGGCGGCGTTGATCCCCGGCGCTTCGTGGATGTGCAGTCCGACGCCGTGCCCAAGACCGTGGCCGAAGTTGTCGGCATACCCGGCGTCGGCGATCACCTGCCGCGCCGCGGCGTCCACCTCGCGCAGCGGCGCCCCCGCCCGCAGCGCCTCGGTCCCGGCCCGCTGCGCGGTCGCCACCAGCTCGTAGAGCTCGTGCTGCCACTGCGCCGCCGGACCGAGCACGAAGGTGCGGGTCATATCGGAGTGGTAGCCGGCCACCAGCGCCCCGAAGTCGATCTTGACGAAGTCCCCGGCCTTCAGCTCGGCGTCGGTCGGGCGGTGGTGCGGGATCGCCGAATTGGCTCCGGCCGCCACGATGGTCTCGAACGACGGCCCGTCGGCGCCGTGGTCGAGCATCAGCGACTCCAGGTCGCGTCGCACCTGCTTCTCGGTGCGGCCCGGACGCAGCCCCCCACCGGCGACCAGATCCGTCAGCGCCGCGTCGGCGGCTTCGCAGGCCAGCCGCAGGATCGCGATCTCCCCGGCATCCTTGACCTCGCGCAGCCGTTCGACGATCCGCGGGGCGCGCACCAGCTCGACACCCTCGGCGGCCTGCTGCAACGCCGTGTGGGCGTCCACGGTGACCACATGGCTCTCGAAACCCAGCCGGCGGATCCCGTCGGCGGCGGCGCGGCCGGCCAGGTGGGGCCCGCACGCCCGCTCGATGACCAGTTCGACGTCGGGCGCCTGCCGGGCGGCCTGGGTGCGGTAGCGCCCGTCTGTCGCCAGCACGGCGGTGGCGCCGTCCGCCTTGACCAACAGTGCGGCATTCGACCCGGTGAACCCGGAGAGATAACGGACGTTGGTCAGATCGGTGACCAACATCGCGTCGAGTTCGGCGTCGGCGAGGTGGTGTCGCAGTCGATCCCGTCGTTGTGAAATAGTCACAGTTGATGAAGCTACTCGCTACGCTGAGGCCCCATGAGTAAGTGGCTGCTGCGCGGACTGGTGTTCGCGGCCCTGATGGTGGTGGTTCGACTCTTCCAGGGCGCGTTGATCAATGCCTGGCCCGTCCGGGCGACATTGATCAGTGTGACCCTGGTGGTGGCGTTCGCCATCGTCGCCTTCGTGTGGGGCTATCTGGACGGCAGGTCCGACGCACGAGCCAACCCCGACCCGGATCGCCGCTCGGATCTGTCGATGGCCTGGCTGCTGGCCGGGTTGTTCGCCGGGGTGGTCAGCGGTGCGGTCTGCTGGTTCATCGGGCTGTTCTACGAGAGCCTGTACGTGGAGGCCCTGATCAACGAGGTCACCACGTTCGCGGCGTTCACCGCGCTGCTGACGTTCCTGGCGGCGCTGAGCGGGGTGGCGCTGGGCCGCTGGCTGGTCGACCGCAAGACGCCCGACCAGCCGCGCCGCCGGGTCGGAGCCGACGGTGACACGAACGCCGACACCGACGTGTTCGCCGCGGTGCAGAACGGCGGCGGCACGACCGTCGAGGCCCCGCCCCAGGACCGCACCTAGATCTTTCCGGGGAGTTTCCCGGCTTTCGGGGAGTTTCCGGGTTCAGGCGCTCTTGCCGGTGTTCGCGAGGTAGCGGAGTGCCAGCAGGTAGCCCTGCACGCCGAGCCCGACGATGACCCCGGTCGCCACCGCGCTCAGATAGGAGTGGTGCCGGAACTCCTCCCGGGCGTGCACGTTGGAGATGTGCACCTCGATCAGCGGTGCGCGCAGTTCCGCGCAGGCGTCCCGCAGGGCGATCGACGTGTGGGTGAACGCGCCGGCGTTGAGGATCACCGGCACCCCGGCGTCGGCCGCGTCATGGATCCAGCCGAGCAGCTCGGCTTCGCTGTCGCTCTGCCGGACAACGGCTTTCAGCCCGAGGTCGGTGGCCTCCCGTTCGATCATGGCAACCAGATCGTCGTGGGTCGTACTGCCGTACACCTCCGGTTGACGGCGGCCGAGCCGGCCCAGGTTCGGCCCGTTGATGACGTACACCGTGGACTGCGCGGTCATGCCTTGCTCCCCTGTGCGGCGATCTCCGAGTAGGCGGCGGTCAGCAACGACGGGTCCGGGCCCTCCAACCGTCCCGGTTTGGCCAGGCCGTCGAGCACCACGAACCGCAACACCCCGGAGCGGGTCTTCTTGTCGCCGCGCATGAACTCCAGCAGCTCCGGCAACGCATCGGCGTCGTAACTGACCGGCAGCCCCAGCGCGGTCAGCACCGAACGGTGCCGATCGGCGGTGGCGTCGTCGAGCCGGCCGGCCAGCCGGCCCAGTTCGGCGGCGTACACCAGGCCCACCGACACCGCCGCGCCGTGACGCCACTGGTAACGCTCGCGCCGTTCGATCGCATGAGCCAGGGTGTGGCCGTAGTTGAGGATCTCCCGCAGTTGCGATTCCTTCTCGTCGGCGGCCACCACCTCGGCCTTGACCGCCACCGCCCGCCGGATCAGTTCGGGCAGCACGTCCCCGGCCGGGTCCAGCGCGGCCTGCGGATTGGCCTCGATCAAGTCCAGGATCTTCGGGTCGGCGATGAATCCGGCCTTCACCACCTCCGCCATACCGGCGACGATCTCGTTGCGCGGCAACGTCTCCATCGTCGCCAGGTCGATCAGCACCCCGATCGGCTGATGGAACGCCCCGACCAGGTTCTTGCCGGCATCGGTGTTGATGCCGGTCTTCCCGCCGACCGCGGCGTCGACCATGCCCAGCAGCGTGGTGGGGATGTGCACGATGTCGACCCCGCGCAGCCAGGTGGCCGCGACGAATCCGGCGACATCGGTGGCCGCTCCCCCACCCAGGCTGACGATCGCGTCTTTGCGGCCGAGCCCGATGCGGCCCAACACTTCCCACACGAAACCGACGACCGGGAGGTCCTTGCCCGCCTCGGCGTCGGGGATCTCGATGCGGTGGGCATCGACGCCGCTGTCCGCCAGCCGGGACCGGATCGCCTCGGCGGTCTGGGCCAGCACGGGCTGATGCAGCACGGCCACCTTGTGGCGGCCGCCGAGCAGGCGGTCCAGCTCCCCCAGCAGCCCGGTGCCGATGATCACCGGGTAGGGCGGGTCGACCTGGACGTCGACGGTTACCGGTTCAGTCATTCTCTTCGCTCCGCGTGACGGACGGCCAGGGCCGCGGGGGTGGGCGGATTGTCGGTGCTCGGTTCCGCTGTCAGGGTGGCCGGCTCTCTTCGGGAGCGGCCGGAGCCGCCACGGCGACGACGGCGCCGTCGCGGCGAGGTGTTCTGAGCGTTCTCCGGCCGGGAATCCTCCAGCCGGCTGACGATCTGGCGGACCACGGCACCCGGATTGCGCCGGTTGGTGTTGATCCGCATGGTCGCCACCTGCCGGTACAACGGACCGCGTTCGGCCATCAGCTTGCGGAACTTCTCGGTGCGGTCCCCGCCGGCCAGCAGTGGCCGCACGGTGCTGCCGCCGGTGCGGCGAACTCCCTCGGCCAGACCGATCTCCAGATAGATCACGGTGTGCCCGACCAGCGCCTCCCGGACTCCGGGTGTGGTGACGGCGCCGCCGCCCAGGGACAGCACACCGTCGTGGGTTTCCAGCGCCTCGCGGATGACCTCCTCCTCGATCCGGCGGAACTCCGGTTCGCCGTCGGTGGCGAAGATGTCGGCGATGGTGCGGCCGGTGCGCTCCTCGATCACGACATCGGTGTCGAGCAGGGTGAGATCCAGGGCCTTGGCCAGCCGCCGGCCGATGGTGGACTTGCCGGAGCCCGGCAATCCCACCAACACCGCCCTGGGCGCCATCAGCCCGACGCCTGGGCCGCCGGGCGCGCTGACGGTTCGCGGGCCGCCACCGCGCGCAGGTAGTTGTCGATGTTGGTGCGGGTCTCGGTCAGCGAGTCCCCGCCGAACTTCTTCAGCGCGGCGCGGGCCAGCACCAGCGCGACCATCGTCTCCACCACCACGCCGGCGGCCGGGACGGCGCACACGTCCGAACGCTGGTGGATGGCCGACGCCTGTTCACCGGTGGTCATGTCCACGGTGGACAGGGCGCGCGGCACGGTGGAGATCGGTTTCATCGCCGCCCGCACCCGCAGCGGCTGGCCGTTGGTCATGCCGCCCTCCAGCCCGCCGGCCCGGTTGGTCGACCGGCTCACCCCGTCGGGTCCGGGATACATCTCGTCATGGGCCTGGCTGCCGCGGCGACGGGCGGTTTCGAAACCGTCGCCGATCTCGACGCCCTTCATCGCCTGGATGCCCATCACCGCGCCGGCGAGCTGACTGTCGAGGCGGTCGTCGCCGCTGGTGAACGATCCGAGCCCGACGGGCAGTCCGGTGGCGACCACCTCGATGACACCGCCGAGGGTGTCGCCGTCGCGTTTGGCGGACTCGATCTCGGCGATCATCGATTCCTCGGCGTCCTTGCCGAATGCCCGCACCGGGCTCTCGTCGATGGCGGCAAGGTCGGAGGGTTGCGGCGGCGGGCCGTCGTAGGGGGTGGACGCACCGATCGAGATGATGTGGGAGATCACCTCCACGCCGAGCGCCTCGCGCAGGAAGTTGCGGGCCACCGTGCCCGCGGCGACGCGGGCGGCGGTCTCCCGGGCGCTGGCCCGTTCCAGCACCGGCCGGGCGTCGTCGAACCCGTACTTGAGCATGCCGGCGTAGTCGGCGTGGCCCGGCCGCGGGCGGGTCAGCGGCGCATTGCGCGCGACGTCGGCGAGTTCGGCGGGATCGACCGGGTCGGGAGCCATCACGGTCTCCCACTTGGGCCACTCGGTGTTGCCGATCTGGATCGCGATGGGTCCGCCGAGGGTGACACCGTGCCGGACGCCGGCCAGCATGGTGACCTCGTCCTGCTCGAATTTCATCCGGGCGCCCCGCCCGTAACCCAGCCGCCGGCGCCGCAGTTGCTCGGCGATGTCGGCGGAGGTGACGGGCACACCGGCGACCATCCCCTCGAGCACGGCCACCAACGCGCGCCCGTGGGATTCACCGGCCGTTATCCATCGCAACACGCGTCCCATCTTCCCATGACGCCGCGCACCGGCCGAATCGCTGGTGGCCGGCACACGCGGGTGAACGACATGACGGTTGTCCCCAATCGCCGATTCATCCACAGCTCGCCGTTCGGTCGGGGTCTGTTGTCACACCCCCGCACTATATTCGCACATATGTTCGAAAGAACACGACCGGACACCACCGCCCTCCCGGAGATCGAAGACCTCGCGTCGTTGAGTGACGCGGAGCTCATCGCCGCCGGGGTCGGCTGGGCCCGCGCCGAGAATGCGGCGGCCGCCCGCAAATTGGCGGTCATGGCCGAGTTGTTCGCCCGCCGCACCGGCTTGGCCGCGGGCGAACGGGAGGACTGGTTCGTCGACCCGGCAGCCGAGCTCACCGCCGAGCTTGCCGCCGCCCACGGCATCAGCCAGGGGCTGGCGATGGCGCAGACCCACCGGGCGGTCGCATTGCGGGACCGGCTGCCCGAGGTCGCCGCCCTGTTCGCCGCCGGCCGGATCAGCGATCTGCTGGTTCGCACGATCGTGTGGCGCACCCATCTGATCGTCGACGCCGAGGCGCTGGCACGGGTGGACGCCGCCGTGGCCACCTGCGCCACCGACTGGGGCGCGTTGTCGAAGAAGAAGGCCGAACAGGCCGTCGACGCGCTGGTCGAACTCTACGATCCGGGGGCGCTGCGGCGCGCACGCACCGCAGACCGCAGCCGCGACGTGGTGATCGGATCGCCGGCCGATGAACCCGGCATCACCAACATGTGGGGACGGCTGTCCGCACCCGACGCCGCCGCGCTCAAGAAGCGTCTGACCGCGATGGCCCGATCGGTGTGCCCCGAGGACCCGCGCACTCTGGCCGAGCGGCGCGCCGATGCGCTCGGCGCGCTGGCCGACGGCCTCGACCTCGTGTGCGAATGCGGCGCCGATGACTGCCCGGCCGTCCGGAACGGTGCACCGGAGCAGAAGCCCACGCCCGACACCGTGATCTATGTGATCGCCGAGTCCGGCACCGTCGACGCCGCGAGCCAGGCCCCTGTTGACGACGACGGCCAGGCCGCTGTTGACGACGAGGGCGCCGAACCACCGGCGGCGCCACCGGCTTTCATCGTCGGACACGGCGTGTTGCCCGCACCCCTGCTGGGTCCTCTGCTCGACCGGGCCCGGCTGTGTCCGCTGCGGCATCCTGGCTCCGCACCACCCGAACCGCGATATCGGCCGTCCGCGGCACTGGAGGCGTTTGTCCGCTGCCGCGACCTCACCTGTCGGTTCCCGGGTTGTGACCGGCCGGCCGACGTGTGCGATGTCGACCACACCGTCCCCTATCCGGACGGACCGACGCATGCCTCGAATCTGAAGTGTCTCTGTCGTTTCCATCATCTGTTGAAGACGTTCTGGGCGGGCTGGAAGGACTGTCAACTGCCCGATGGCACCGTCATCTGGACGTCGCCGACCGGCCAGACCCACACCACCAAACCGGGCAGCGCCTTGCACTTCCCGTCGTTGTGCGCACCGACCGGGACACTGAATCCGCCCGACACCACATCGGCCTCCACCGCAGGGGCCTCCACCGCAGGCCGCGACCTGAAGATGCCCAAGCGGCGCCGCACCCGCGACGAGGACCGCGCCTACCGGATCGAGGCCGAACGCCGACTCAACGCCGACCTGGTCGCCGAACGCAACCGGCCCCCTCCGTTCTGAGGCCAGGGGATGTCAGAGGATCGCCAGCGCGCCAGTTCCGAACCGCCGGCCAGTTGCGGACTGCGGTTGCCGGCGACCTGTTCTCTCGTTACGGGCGGCGGCGATAATGTGTGAAGCCATCGCGGGCCGCTGCCAGCGGACCCTTCCTGTGCAGAAGGTCTGTGGCCGCCCAGTGTGCCGTAGAACGGCGACCGTGGCATACCGCCAGCCCGTTACGTTCCAGGTACTTCAGTCCTTCCTGCACCTGATTCTGTTCCAGTTTCACCGCTCTGGCCAACTCGCGCACGGTGATTCCGGAGCCCCGCTGATAGAGCTGCCGGGCGATTCTGTAGTGCTGCTCCGGTACCGGAACAGGGGGCTCCTTGGGCGGCTTCCACGTCTTCTTCGTAGGCGGCGTCTTCGCAGGCGGTCGTGGTGGAGTCGGCTTATCATCGCCGACGTACTTCCTGCAGGTTAGGCAGATATCCTCGACGGTTGTGGTGCGGTGGATGCACCCGGCAGATTCCAGTGGGGCGCCGCGCTTGCCCAGCAAAATGGGCTTGCCTTCACGTCGACGCCGACGTCGCGGCGCTGCAGGCGGAGTCGCAGCCATGCTTCACGGTAACGAACCGCGTGACCGACACAGAGAAACTTCCAGCTATTCAGTTCGTGGGGCGGTCGTGTAGCGGGTGTCGTCCGACGCCACGGTCGCAGGGGATCTCGGCCAGACGCGCTGGCCGTCGGCAACGGGGCGCAACCCAGAACCGAGGAGGGTCTGTTCACGCACGGTGTCCTGACGTCGCTTCACGGCGTCAACAACCTATGGCGTCAGCGTCGCTGATGGTGTGGCGCCCACAGGTCCACACCGTCATTGATGTTCTGATGTAGGCGATGTTCTGAGGTAGGCGGGCCCCGCGCCTACCGGATCGAGACCGAACGCCGACTCAACGCCGACCTGGTCGCCGAACGCAACCGGCCCCCTCCGTTCTGAGGCCAGGGGATGTCAGAGGATCGCCAGCGCGACAGCGCCCGCGCTGGCGACACACATCGACGGGCCGTGCGGCACCGTTCGCGCGGCGGAGCGGATCAGCGCGATGACGCCGAGCACCCCGGTCAGCAGCGGCGCGGCCAACGCGGCCAGGGTCCACACCTCGGGTCCGAACGCGCCCGTCATCCCCCCGAGTCCGAGGGCGAGTTTGACGTCCCCGGCGCCCATCGCCGCCGGAGCCAGCAGATGCACGATCAGATAGACACCGGTCAACGCCATCGACCCCAACAGCGCCGGCACCCCATGACCGGCCGCCGCGGCGGCCATGAGCACCACGACGGCGCCCGGCAGGGTCAACCGGTTCGGCAGCCGCCGCCAGCGGATGTCGCAGACGCTCAGCGTCGCCAACCACCCGAGCGCCACGACGGCGCCGGCCCACCCCATGGCCCACCCCATGGCGTCCAGGCTATGGCTGGTTCAGCGCCGCCCTCATCGCTTCTTTGGGCGCGGGCCGGCCGGTGAACAACTCGACCTGGGTGAACGCCTGATTCAGCAGCATCTCCAGCCCGCTGATCACCCGACCGCCGGCTTCGGCCACGGCCGCGGCCAGCGGCGTCGGCCACGGATCGTAGATCGCGTCCACCAGCACCGGCGTGGCCGACAGCGCCGCCGCGTACCGGGCGGCCGCATCGGCGGGAATCGTGCTCACCACCGCGTCGACCCCGGCGGCCGTGACCCCGGCGAGGTCCTGCCAACGGGCCGAGGCGCCCAGCCGCTCGGCCAGTTCCACCAACGGGGCGGCCTTCTCACGATTGCGGGCGGCGACGGTCACCTGCCGGGCGCCCGACTCGACCACCGCGACCACCGCCGCGGGAGCGGTGCCGCCCGAACCGACCACCATCACATGCTCACCGACGGCGCCCAGCGCGCCCTTGACACCGTCGATGTCGGTGTTGTCGGCCAGCCAGCCGCCGTCCCGGCGCACCAGGGTGTTGGCCGATCCGACCAGCTCGGCGCGCGCGGTGCGCTGATCGGCGAACGTCAGGGCGGCGAACTTGCCGGGCATCGTCACCGACACCCCGACCCATTCCGGGCCGAAACCGCCCACGAGCACGGGCAGCTGCTCGGCGTCGCATTCGATGCGTTCGTAGGTCCAGCCGGTCAGGCCGAGCGCGCGGTAGGCGGCCAGATGCAGTTGCGGAGACCGGGAGTGCGCGATCGGCGATCCCAGCACCGCCGCCTTGCGCGCCGAACTGTCGGGCCGCGCCGAACTATCGGGCCGCGCCGAACTACCGGGCACTGTCGAGCACACCGTTGCGCAGGGCCTCCTGGATGTTGATCAGATGCTGCTCGTAGTCGCGGGTGAACAAGGTGGTGCCCTCCATGTCGATGGTCACGAAGAACAACCAGTCCCCCGGCTCGGGCTGTTCGGCGGCGAGCAGCGCGGACTTGCTGGGCGAACAGATCGGCGTGGCGGGCAGCCCCTCGCTCATGTAGGTGTTCCACGGCGTCACCTGGCCGCGGTCCTCGTCGGTGGTGGCCACCTCCTGCCGGTCCAGCGCATAGTTCACCGTCGAGTCGAACTCGAGCTTCTGGTTCACCGCCAGCCGGTTGTAGATCACCCGCGCGACCTTCGCGAAATCCTCCGGGGTGGATTCCCGCTGCACCAGCGACGCCACGGTGAGGATCTCGTAGGGTGACATGTTGGCCCGTTCCGCGGCCTCGAGCAGACCGTTCTGCGCATACAGCGCCGCACTGGCGGAGATCAGTGTCGAGAGGGTCTGCTGCGGGGTGGCCGCCGGGTTGATGTTCCAGGTGCCGGCCGCGATCAGCCCCTCCAGCCGGCGCGGATCGTCACCCATGGCCCGTACCGCCGGCTCGGCCCAGTGCGGCACCGACAGCGCCGCCGCCGGCGCGGTGCTCGCGACCTCGCGCAACTGCTCCACCGACATACATCGCTCTTCGCCGTCGAGATCCACACAACTGGCGCGCGCGATCATGGTGAGGATGCCTTCGGTGACCCGGTCGGTCTTGACGTCGCGGGTGTCGTCGAGTTGACGGCCCTCCGGGATCACCAGTTTGCCGACCCGGTTCTCCGGATCCGCCAGCCGGGCGACCGCATCGGCCGCCGGGATCTCGGTGCGCATCTTGTAGAAGCCGGGCTGGATCGACGAGATCGCCGCATTACCGGCGGCCGCGTCCACGAACGCCTTCACGGTGGCGACCACATTGTGTTCCTGCAGGGTCTGGCCGATCGCGGTGGTGGTGTCGCCGTCGCGCACCTCGATCACCACATCGGCCACCCCGTCGCCGCGGAAATCGGTCGGGGTGCCGAACATGCTGTGCCACAGCCGCGACCCCAGGAACACCGCGCCGATCATGACCACGATCAGCACGCTCAGCGACATTCCGATGGTCAGCCGTCTCCGGCGTCGCGCCCTCGCCTCACGCATCCGCTCGGCACGGGATCGTCCGGGCCGGGGCGGTCCGACCGCCGTCGGCTGGGCCCGGTACTGCGTCCACCCGTCAGTCATCCCCTGCCTCTCCGCGCGCCGACAGCGCCGCCCGGCGCTGATCCAACCAGCCCTGCAGGATGTCCACCGCGGCCACCTGATCGATCATCGCCCGTTGATCCCGGCTGCGGACACCGGCCGCCCGCAGGGACCGCTGGGCCGTCACCGTGGTCAGTCTCTCATCGGCCAGCCGTACCGGTACCGGATCGATCCGGCGCGCCAACTCATCGGCCAACGCGATCGCGTCCTGCGCCGCGGGTCCCATCCGGTCGGCGAGTGTGCGCGGGAGCCCCACGACCACCTCGACCGCGGACAGCTCGGCCACCAGCGCGGCCAGCCGCCGAAGATGCCGGCCGGACCGTTCACGGCGCACCGTCTCCAGCGGAGTGGCCAGCACGCCGTCCGGATCGCTGGCGGCCACCCCGATCCGCACCTTGCCGACGTCTACGCCGAGCCGCCGGCCGGGACCGGGATCAGGGGGCTGCAACGCGTCCCCGGGACGGTCCGGACGGCGCTCGCGGCTGTCATCCACACCTAGCTCCGGGCAATCTCCGCGCGTAGCGCGGCCAGTGCCGCATCGATGCCCGCCGCCTTCTTACCGGACCCCTGAGCCAGGTCCACCTTGCCGCCGCCGCGACCGTCGACCTCCGGGGCCAGCACCTTGACCAGGTTGTTGGCCCGCAGCCCGAGGTCCTGGGCGGCCGGGTTGACCGCCACCACGAACGGCACCGAGCCGTCGTCGGTGGCCGCCATCAGCGCCACCACCGCCGGATCCGAGCCCAGCTTGCCGCGGATGTCGCCGACCAGGTTGCGCAGCTCACCGGCGTTCAGGCCGGCGTCGATGCGCCGGGCCACCAGCCGCACCCTGCCGACCTGCTCGGCCTGGGCCACCGCATCGCTGACCGCCGCCTTGGCGTTGGCCAGCCGCAGCCGTTCCAGTTCCTTCTCGGCGGCCCGTAGCTTCTCCACCAGATTGGCCACCCGGTCGGGCACCTCCTCGGAGGGCACCTTCAGCGTCGAGGCCACCGCGGCCATCAGCGCGCGTTCCTTGCTCAGGTGGCGGAAGGAGTCGAGCCCGACGTACGCCTCGACCCGGCGCACCCCCGAACCCACCGAGGACTCGCCCAGGATCGTCACCGGGCCGATCTGCGCGGAGCTCTCCACATGGGTGCCGCCGCACAGTTCCAACGAGAACGGACCGCCGATCTCCACCACCCGGACCCGCTCGGGGTACTTCTCGCCGAACATCGCGATGGCGCCCATCGACTTGGCCTTCTCGAGTTCGGTGATGAAGGTGTTCACCTCGAAGTCGGCCTGGACCGCCTCGTTGGTCACCTCCTCGATCTGGGTGCGCTGCTGCTCGGACAACGGGCCCTGCCAGTTGAAGTCGAACCGCAGATAACCCGGCCGGTTCAGCGAACCGGCCTGAACCGCGTTGGGGCCCAGCACCTGCCGCAGCGCCGCATGCACCATGTGGGTGCCGGAGTGGCCCTGGGTCGCCCCGCGCCGCCACTCGGGGTCCACAGCGGCGATCACGGTGTCCCCCTCGACGAACTCGCCGGACTCCATGCTGACCCGGTGCACGAACAGTGTGTTGGCGATCTTCTGCACATCGGTGACCCGGGCGCGCGCGGCCATCGACGAACCGGTGCCCGTGATGGTGCCCTCGTCGGCGATCTGCCCACCGGACTCGGCGTAGAACGGGGTGCGGTCCAGCACGATCTCGACCTGTTGCGGAGGCGGGCTCTGCGAGCGCACCCGCGGCAGATGCGACACCACCGGCACCCGCTGACCGTCCACGAAGATACCGAGAATCTTTGCCTCGGAAGTCAATTCGTCGAACCCGGTGAACTCGGTGGGTCCGGCGTCGACCAGTTCGCGATACGCCGACAGGTCGGCATGGGCCTGTTTGCGGGCGGCGGCGTCGGCCTTGGCGCGTTCGCGCTGCTCGGCCATCAGGGTCCGGAAACCCTCCTCATCCACCGACAGCCCGGCCTCGGCGGCCATCTCCAGGGTCAGCTCGAGCGGGAAGCCGTAGGTGTCGTGCAGCGTGAACGCGTCCTTGCCGCTCAGCACGGTGGCGCCGGCGGCCTTGGTGGCCTTGGCGGCCTCCTCGAACAGCTTCGACCCCGACGACAGAGTGCGGTTGAACGCGGTCTCCTCGGCCACCGCGATGCGGTGGATCCGGTCGAAGTCGCTGATCAGGTTGCCGTAGGCGGGGCCCATGGTGTCCCGCACCGTGGCCATCAGATCGCCGACGATCGGGCGGTCCACGTCGAGCAGCTTGGCCGACCGGATGACCCGCCGCAGCAACCGGCGCAGCACATAGCCGCGGCCGTCGTTACCCGGGGTCACCCCGTCCCCGATCAGGATCGCCGCGGTACGGCTGTGGTCGGCGATGATCCGGTACCGCACATCGTCGGAATGACTGCCCTGGCCGTAGCCCCGTGGCGCCAGGCCGGCGACCAGATCGATCACCGGGCGGATCAGATCCGTCTCGTAGACGTTGTCGACGCCCTGCAGCAGGCAGGCCACCCGCTCGATGCCCATGCCGGTGTCGATGTTCTTCCGCGGCAGCGGGCCGAGGATCTCGTAGCCCTCCTTGGCCGGCCCGGCGCCGCGCTCGTTCTCCATGAACACGAGATTCCAGATCTCGATGTAGCGGTCCTCGTTGGCGATCGGGCCGCCCTCGACGCCGTAGTCCGGCCCGCGGTCGTAGTAGATCTCCGACGACGGTCCGCACGGCCCGGGGATGCCCATCGACCAGTAGTTGTCGGCCATGCCGCGGCGCTGGATCCGCTCCGGCGGCAGACCGGCGATCTCCTGCCACAGATCC contains:
- the alaS gene encoding alanine--tRNA ligase, giving the protein MQTHEIRKRFLDHFVKAGHTEVPSASVILDDPNLLFVNAGMVQFVPYFLGQRTPPYTRATSIQKCIRTPDIDEVGITTRHNTFFQMAGNFSFGDYFKRGAIEYAWSLLTKSVDDGGYGFDPEKIWATVYLDDDEAADLWQEIAGLPPERIQRRGMADNYWSMGIPGPCGPSSEIYYDRGPDYGVEGGPIANEDRYIEIWNLVFMENERGAGPAKEGYEILGPLPRKNIDTGMGIERVACLLQGVDNVYETDLIRPVIDLVAGLAPRGYGQGSHSDDVRYRIIADHSRTAAILIGDGVTPGNDGRGYVLRRLLRRVIRSAKLLDVDRPIVGDLMATVRDTMGPAYGNLISDFDRIHRIAVAEETAFNRTLSSGSKLFEEAAKATKAAGATVLSGKDAFTLHDTYGFPLELTLEMAAEAGLSVDEEGFRTLMAEQRERAKADAAARKQAHADLSAYRELVDAGPTEFTGFDELTSEAKILGIFVDGQRVPVVSHLPRVRSQSPPPQQVEIVLDRTPFYAESGGQIADEGTITGTGSSMAARARVTDVQKIANTLFVHRVSMESGEFVEGDTVIAAVDPEWRRGATQGHSGTHMVHAALRQVLGPNAVQAGSLNRPGYLRFDFNWQGPLSEQQRTQIEEVTNEAVQADFEVNTFITELEKAKSMGAIAMFGEKYPERVRVVEIGGPFSLELCGGTHVESSAQIGPVTILGESSVGSGVRRVEAYVGLDSFRHLSKERALMAAVASTLKVPSEEVPDRVANLVEKLRAAEKELERLRLANAKAAVSDAVAQAEQVGRVRLVARRIDAGLNAGELRNLVGDIRGKLGSDPAVVALMAATDDGSVPFVVAVNPAAQDLGLRANNLVKVLAPEVDGRGGGKVDLAQGSGKKAAGIDAALAALRAEIARS